TGTTCCGTGACTAACAAAAAGAGGAGATTCCAACTCTGAATCGTAAATCGTTGCTGCAAATCCCAATTTGATTTCTACATTCGATTTGAAATTAACATAGATATTCCCAGCACTGAAACACTTATGAATCAGACCCAAATTATGAAGAACAAACAAACCCCGAAGCGCTTGTTTAAGAGCAATAGCAATACAATCCTCTGGTAATCCGTTGTGAAATCGAGTTGACAGAATGTAACGGAGCGATCCTTCTGACATATAAGGCAATGCAACACAGTATCCTCCATGGTATTTCTGAATACCCCATTTTTCGACGTTAATAATGTTTGGATCAGGAATTGGTTGTTCCTCCGCCAGCTTGCTCCTAAGGACTTCTGGTCCGCCTCGGATGAACTTGATAGTGGCATAACCGGAAGGAAGGAGATTGTCGTTGTCGACCCAATCGGATGTGTAGTAACAAGCTTTGTAAATGAGATCGGAAGTGTTGTGGTCGTTTGTATGCAGCAGTTGGAGGTAATTAATTCCGATTATTTCCAGGAGAACGTACTTAGTTCTGGCGTTTCGTTCGATGAAGACATAGCCGGGTCGAGGGTCGTAGGTGAATTCGGGTGTGAAGCGGGGAAACAAGGGATGTGCAGCCATTTTTttcttgatgaagaagaagatgaagtttaCAGAGTAAAACGAATTGGGGCTAAAAAGCCGTTACAAATG
The window above is part of the Solanum pennellii chromosome 5, SPENNV200 genome. Proteins encoded here:
- the LOC107019742 gene encoding serine/threonine-protein kinase BLUS1-like, whose protein sequence is MAAHPLFPRFTPEFTYDPRPGYVFIERNARTKYVLLEIIGINYLQLLHTNDHNTSDLIYKACYYTSDWVDNDNLLPSGYATIKFIRGGPEVLRSKLAEEQPIPDPNIINVEKWGIQKYHGGYCVALPYMSEGSLRYILSTRFHNGLPEDCIAIALKQALRGLFVLHNLGLIHKCFSAGNIYVNFKSNVEIKLGFAATIYDSELESPLFVSHGTELGVDSTVTDLQNDSPGHPNLELGELYRWAAAPEVFYSPCDDAHTVHSDIWLVGVAALELAYGNLRISDHEEFEAMIKKIKRSRRLPDKLEDVLEEINVEEGKGKGKMKKVLVYLNDKLKCVKGKRKFSKEFEELVLDCLSTKESKRPSVVDLLQRPFFRNAKNLQWFQRRVLYAKNPMAYC